Genomic DNA from Dysidea avara chromosome 10, odDysAvar1.4, whole genome shotgun sequence:
TACTCAGCCAGTTCAATCACACAACTTATGGAAGTCAGGTTCACATAAAGACAGCTAATGTACAGTAGCACATGGGACACAACAATGACAGGATATATACAGTgtcattaaataatattataatattacaaGTTGCTAGCCACTCTTTGTATCCTTTACATAACACTATTCTTCTATAAAGTGCCACACTTATAGTCTGTATGCTCACCTGAGCCccatatcaaagtgctttttaaagggcttcacagtgctactaaatgtttgggcagctggcccatgtaacaagagttattaacaagaaaggagggctcaggtgaacatgaACAGACTATAGTATAGCAGCTAGGTGATAGCCACCAATCAGTGTGAGTAACAATGACACTTCTGAATGCTTACGTTGCAAAACACTGTAATGCCCTGTGTACGTACTGATTTTCCTGTAGCACCTTAATGCGGTCTATAGTACAGTTTCCATTCTGTCACTGtgctacatgcatacacattttgATGATTGGATACCTGAGCTAACTGCAGATTAGTCACTACCCTTCTCATTAAAGGTGAGTAGTCTCCTCTTGTAATGTTGACGACTGTCCCCTTGTAATTGTGACTATTAATCAGACAAGCAACATCATCCTCCATTCCTGGATCAGCTGTAGCTGTGAAACAATATTTACTATGTTATGAAATCTCCCAGGCCACCTCAGAGTATGGCCATGTCAATATGTCACAAACACAGCTACtttaaggtgtacttcatgactttgcaaataagaccacctcattacagtgaccacaTGTTTTCATCCAAGATAATGACCCTACTAGTTTATGTAGCTCTACCGTAACAACAAATTGTGATccaaaaaatattttatttgacTTAATTCCTACACTTTATAGCATAGAATACTTACCTCCAGTACAAACAGATGCCAGTCTCAACTCATAAGAGTTGTCCGACTTCTTGAACACTCGAGTGTTGTAAGGTGACAAACTCTACAAAAAATGAACAGACAATTATTCAGCCAGCACCAGTACAGCAGCATAATTTGTTATCACCTTTTCAGTCATAAAATCATTTATGAAGTCTGAATCTTCCTTAATACAATTTGCTGAATAATACGTCGTAATACCCTAAGGGAATGAATGAGCGCAATGTATTTTCAAGCCTACATATATAACATGTAATATCACATGAGATACAGGGGAACATCACAAGAGATATGTCACTGTGGTCCCAAACTATCAAGACACAGATAATCAATCACACAATGTCCACATCACAAACTGCAAGCACATACCACATCCTTCATTCCCAGTTGCTTCTCACAGTCAGCACAGGAATACATGGCATCACTGCACGCCTGCCATAGCTCATCCAGTTTGGACTGGTTGGTCTTGTAGTTAGCGCAAGATTGAAGTACAGCATGAAACCTTTCCTACACAGGAACTATAGTCAAATTAATATTATGTAAAGCCTATATAGTTCTTACCTTGGGCAGTCCTGGAATGAACTTGGTATCACCAAATCCCTTGTAGTTGCCCATATTGCTATAAAAAGCTGCAGCATATGCTACTAGTGCCTGATGAATAAAATGACACAATAAAGGACAAAAATTTAACATATTTAGCAGGAGCTAGTCCTGTTTTAGTGACCTAGCTATTAATAAAATACAAAACCCCAAGCTAAAATTCCATTCACACTAATCATTTTCTCATCCATGTAAGTAGGTGGACTTTATAATACAGTTGCTCACATGACTCACAATAAATACTTACTTAGTCTGTTTAAGCTAACATTACTGTTCACCCACGAATGAGTGAGGATGGGATGAGAAAGTTTAAGCGTATGGTCTTATTTAGCTCTATTTAGCTCTATTTACATCCTGTATAACGGAAGCAATGTTTTTCAGCAATTATACAGAAACTGGTAGACTATAATGTGCACCTGATGTGCACCTGATGTGCACACAGATTATGTAGCAATAAAGGTCTGGACAGCAATTGCGTTGATAATCTTGGCCCaaaaggccactccaaataaattctgttttcCATCCTCTTCTCAGCAgaatatttgcatgtgggcgggTGGTCAgtcaatttccattatgaaattggcagcttttcaagccattatttacctggGTATATAGCAAACAGCCTACTTATATCTTCATCCTTTAGGTTGCAGGAAAAATACAAACGTGAATGCGGAATAATGGAAtctttagagctggcagtaacagATGCAGGCGGTGGACAGGAAatagaatttatttggagtggcaaaacaataattgtgaccagatgttacaaaaccgatccaaattgcacatcaggcacaatcaaactaacaccaccagtggatagctacactatcgtacttctagctttgaccctcagtactcaaactactcgaggctggttttttaacagatgtcttttctgggtggtgtggagtgctcaaatggcggtttcaggccttgtggaGAACCTGGCTTGGCAacaatcagtggtttactggtggacagccttataatgttggccagacgttttctctgttgattttgctacatatcagccactaaggagccagcacagctctgtaatctcgtgtctggactccaatcgtggtctgcctccattttgaggtctatctcttgcccctCCGCCACCCCCCACcatccacccctttgtgagcactcgtgatactacttcgctcgtccaactgctcagattttctatcttatttggcgggaaactctacaagcagctacaagtactggacgtggcctgaaaggtaacagatcgatgcatcttttgtgtaaatttcatacacgtgcttgctatccttggagagttatgctggcttcaattctttaaaaccgtttaggccactccaaataaattctctgtttcccgtccaccgcccgcatctggttactaccacctctaaatattccattattccgtattcttccattattttccggttattcttgcatactgataggctcagtaaaaacagtgtcagcttacgtgtcagcagtgctaacaagtcagcacaaacttcacatttgttatttttgcaacttacaaaggaaggaacaagcttttATGCAgtctttttggctgtgccaggtaaataatggcttgaaaaactagccaatcttataatgaaataatggaaatgaactgcccgcccgcatgcaaatatgtctgagtccaggacaggaaacagagaatttatttggagtggccttatctcgaaacttctaatgtgcgatttggattgtttttccaaaatccagccaCAATTATAATTGAAGGTTTATATGCACTCTCTCATTACTATCAAGACATTTAGTTTCTTAGACTGCAAACCCTCAACCAGGCAAATAAGCATGCACAAATGCTCAATCCGTTTATTTCAGCATATTATCGGACACTCTCTGTGTGCATTCAAACAACTGATTTCAGTACCTTCCATTCGTCCTCAGTACAACTGCTGGctgttttaaaattctgtacGGACTGACCACTGAACAACGCTTGAAGAAGGAGAAATATCGGTACTGATTCTGGAGACGTCTGAAATAGCACGATCAGTCCACCTTCGAAAGACGCCCGCGACAGATAGTGAGCATAAAGCTTTTCTTTATTAGTCAAATTTTCAAATGCCACCTTGCATTCCAATTTGCTGACAGGAGTACCGGGGCTGATCACATCCGCCATCTTGCTTGGCGCGAAACGTGACGTTCAATTTCCGCGAAATTAGTatgacattattattatttagcaATTTTATGTATAACTATTTCTTTCCAAGTTTTGGTCTAGCCAATTTCAATTTTTTAGGATCTTTAAGTAGTATAGTATCAGCATCCTAGATAGGATAATCAGGTAAATTAAAATTGACACGAATGTAGTGTTTCTTACATCTTCCCCAGTAGTGTCATCTGAATGGCCAAACTCATATTCTGAAGTATCACTTGAAGTGCTTGAAACAACTGGAATATCACAAAAATAGTCAGCAAAGTGTAGACACATTATACTTACCTAGCTTTTTAGGAAGTTTTGGAGCAGCTCCCCTCGGTCCCTTCATTTGGGCAAATGTTGCTTCCAGTCCACCATCAACTTGTCGACCTGTGCCAATCTCTGCCACCATCATTCCTTTCATGGCAGCTAGTGCAGCCCTCTTCCTCAACATTATTCTTCTTTTCTTTCTCTCTACTTTCTTTTTCATCCTATTAAGTGTTACACAAGAAGCCAGTAAGTGCAGCAATAGCAGGAGATAATTGTAGACCTTTTCCTGGCCATTTTCTTTCTTCTCCAGTGGCAAAACATCATCATTAGTGGAAGGATTGGTAAATAGACAAAGAAACAGACACCCAAAAGGAATTGAATGGTAGCATTCCTTGTCTTCCTGTACAAAAGATGAATAGAATTTGATATACTTACAATATGACATACTCTTTGGTGTGTCTCATGTTAGTTGTGCCCAGGACTATTCCAACAACATCTATTGGTCGGCCATCTTTGTAGCGGCAACAAAAGTGCACAAAGAACATCTTTCCCATGCCAACACATAATAGGATCATAATGGTCACAAATGTAGCAGAAACTGGGTTCTTGAATGAATCAGTGAACCAACAGTGGTAACAAAATTTCTCTTCTTCTATGATAACTGGTGGAGTCCAGAATGGGTTGACACGTTTCTTATCACACAATTCTGATGTGGTCCTCAACTCTCGATCATCACACTTGGTAAGTAAAAAATATTTTCCTATGGGTAAATGAAAAGTATTGGCACTTACCCTGCACTCACACTGGCCCAAGCAATAACATGTTCTGAACGTGGAGAATTGTATGGGAGTCCGGTCAAGTGACACTCCTTCAGTATCAAGCAGGTTTACTGCAATTGATGATTGTATCTTTATGATGGTGTATCAATTGTAACTTACTATAGCAAGTATGGTTTGCATCTATGTTCAAAGATGCTGATATTTGGAAGAAGAACTCTGCTTGCTCACGAGGGTCAATGGTTTTCTGTTTTGTAGACACTCTAATAATACCATCTGTACAAGACTCAATCACGACCTACATAAAACAAACAATCCAAATACTGTTTGTGAGATAAACCCACTCACTTCATAATCAGCTGTATATCTTCCAATATTCTGGACAATAACATGTAGATTTCCAGCTTCACCTAAAGCACTAAAGTCTTGAATGAAAGCTTCAACAATTCTACCAGGACTCCTGTGATTGCACAATAAGGGGTACTACATGGAAAGGAGCGAATTTACCTGTTGCTCACAAATGAAATACTGTCAGCAGTGAAGGTAAGTACCACTAGACTGTTGTGGACCTGTTGTGACTTGTACACTAGTCTAACTGGTGCAGCACTTTGATTAGCTTCCAGTGCACCAGAGGGACTGTACTCAGAATCAGCAACAATGTCTGAACCATTTTCagactcttgataatatggGCCAACAAATTCTCCATAGAATGGTGGAAAGAAACGTGACTCGATTCCATTTTGTTTCTGTGCCTAAAAcaaaaatataaataaataaataagtccATATATCACCATCCACCTCAGCTTACATGTGCATGGTCAAATAGTTTCTTAGCAGTTATTTCATGACATCTGTAACAAAAGTCTAATGTTGACAAAATGCTATTAAGTACTAGTACTTACGCTCCATAATTACGATTACATCGGTGGTTCTGAAAACGGAAAGCTTTATATGATGATCCAATCCTATTACATTCTCTGTCATACAAGTCCACCATGTGTTTGTCAACAATCAGCCATTCGTTCTGCCCTCCCTAAATGTAACAAAAGAGTTATgaattactgactgttctattagggaataTTGTTCGGTTAATCTTCAACACATTGAATGTATACAATAGCTGTTACTTACAATAATCTGTTTGTGCAGGTGAGGATTTTCCACTCTTTGCCATTCAGGGATTAGTAGATATTTGTGGAGTAAATTAGTGTATGACGTGGATCCCAGAAAGTCACCTTCCCAAGTCACTTTAATCTTAATATTATTTATTCAAAACACAATTCTTATAATTGCAGTAGCTTACTTGTGGTCCTGATGAGTCACTTGGGCCATAAGAGTTGGCAGTGTTATCACCAATCTTATGTGGACCAACTACGACATATCCGATGGTTCTCCACACATCACCTTCACCATCTGCATCATCTTCTAACACCGAATAGTCCAACTGTTGTACcgtcacattaattttgtatgtgAGAAATGGTTCCATAACTTCAAATGTATAATACCTGTATACCATGTACATGTTGTTATTTCAAAGCATCTTAATACTATAAGCATAACTATTACCATAGTTCATTTTGCTTCATGCAGATGGCTTcactgtgtttgtttacataatgCCAGCTAACTTTTTTCCCCTTGCCTCTCCTATACTGCCACTTCTTGCTATTCAGTTCAGCTTTTGTGTGCTTGCAACAAAATCCCTGTAAATATAATACATTCTTAAAAGTGTTAGCTCAATTTAGTGGTCATACCTGACTGTCTTTAACGAAACGACCATCAAAACCTCGTTTATGTCCACAAGTACTTTTGTCTTTTCCCTTGTTTCTCCAAAGAGGCTGGTCATTACATTTCACCTGATTAATTACCCAACTGTACTTTATTATACTGTATTCTTTTGGTCCATTATTAACATACTAGAGTATACCGAGACTGGTAAATCAGGCACACCATAGTGGCAAACTTACTCCCAGATAAACCAGAGGGTAGTGGATGTGTACATCAGACTTTGTCACTACTATCCTAAATGGCTTTCTGAGTTGCTCTCGACGCAATGTTGTTGTTTCGTTTTCCACATATCTAATGTTTGCAACTAGTTGGTCTGTTTCACCCTAGAAGAATTCAATAGATTTTTAAACAGCTGGCTTGATTTATATAAGTGGGAATTTTCTGGCTTTAAAAAGCAAATAAAAGCTACCAGTGCATACCTTCCCATTTCGGACGCTTAAGGCTACCACAAACTTCTTATCACAATTTTCTCCAGACCGTGTGAGAGGCTCTGAAGTAAGTTTCCTGCAAATTTGCACTTTACTGGAAGCAACTAACGACCCGTCCACCACACAGACGCTCGTAACTAGCAATATTAGTAATGTCAAACGTCCATTAAATATCTCCATGTCCTATTTTTTTCCCCATGTTTCTTCCTAGCAACGTTTCCCATTGGCTAGTTTATTGACAGCAACCAACGGGGAAAACCCTGGTCCGTTAATTAGAAAACAACTTGGTCGAGATGGCCAGTTCGTTTAAAGTATCTGTGGAACCCTTAGCCACTGCTAGAATAAAACAGATTAATTATGAGGGCGAAGAGATTTATCAAGA
This window encodes:
- the LOC136236256 gene encoding hapless 2-like, which encodes MEIFNGRLTLLILLVTSVCVVDGSLVASSKVQICRKLTSEPLTRSGENCDKKFVVALSVRNGKGETDQLVANIRYVENETTTLRREQLRKPFRIVVTKSDVHIHYPLVYLGYVNNGPKEYSIIKYSWVINQVKCNDQPLWRNKGKDKSTCGHKRGFDGRFVKDSQGFCCKHTKAELNSKKWQYRRGKGKKVSWHYVNKHSEAICMKQNELWYYTFEVMEPFLTYKINVTVQQLDYSVLEDDADGEGDVWRTIGYVVVGPHKIGDNTANSYGPSDSSGPQIKVTWEGDFLGSTSYTNLLHKYLLIPEWQRVENPHLHKQIIGGQNEWLIVDKHMVDLYDRECNRIGSSYKAFRFQNHRCNRNYGACHEITAKKLFDHAHAQKQNGIESRFFPPFYGEFVGPYYQESENGSDIVADSEYSPSGALEANQSAAPVRLVYKSQQVHNSLVVLTFTADSISFVSNRSPGRIVEAFIQDFSALGEAGNLHVIVQNIGRYTADYEVVIESCTDGIIRVSTKQKTIDPREQAEFFFQISASLNIDANHTCYINLLDTEGVSLDRTPIQFSTFRTCYCLGQCECRCDDRELRTTSELCDKKRVNPFWTPPVIIEEEKFCYHCWFTDSFKNPVSATFVTIMILLCVGMGKMFFVHFCCRYKDGRPIDVVGIVLGTTNMRHTKEKTRNATIQFLLGVCFFVYLPILPLMMMFCHWRRKKMARKRMKKKVERKKRRIMLRKRAALAAMKGMMVAEIGTGRQVDGGLEATFAQMKGPRGAAPKLPKKLVVSSTSSDTSEYEFGHSDDTTGEDDADTILLKDPKKLKLARPKLGKK